In the genome of Candidatus Pristimantibacillus lignocellulolyticus, the window CTTCCGGTTCTAATTAATCAATGGGCAAACGTAGTTCGTTGGGAGAAAAGAACACTTCCATTCCTTCGTACAAGTGAATTCTTATGGCAAGAAGGTCATACTGCGCATGAGAATGAAGAAGAAGCACGTCAAGAAACTCGTCAAATGCTTGATATTTATACGGAATTTGTAGAAGAATTCCTTGCGATTCCCGTTATAAAAGGCGAAAAAACACCATCTGAGCGTTTTGCTGGTGCAGTAGATACGTACTCTATCGAAGCAATGATGAAAGATGGTAAAGCAGTGCAAGCAGGTACATCTCATTATCTAGGTAGCAAGTTCGCTGTTGCATTTGATATTAAATATTTGGATCGTAACAATGAATTGCAATTCTGTCATACGACATCTTGGGGTGTAAGTACAAGGTTGATCGGAGCGTTAATTATGGTTCATGGTGATGATCGTGGTCTTGCATTACCGCCAAAGATTGCACCTACACAAGTGATTATGCTTCCTATTGGTCCTGCCAAAACTAGAGATGCTGTCGTTGGACGAGTAGATGAGTTATATGCTGAATTGAAAAAAGCAGGAATTCGTGTTCGCGTTGACGATCGTTCCGATGTTAGTCCCGGCTGGAAATTTAATGAATATGAAATGCGTGGTATCCCTGTTCGTCTAGAACTAGGACCTCGCGATATGGATAATGGACAAGTAATGCTTGTTTCTCGTATTACAGGTGAGAAGCGTGCTGTTCTTCAAGTAGATTTAGTTGCTGAAGTTGAGAAATTACTTGCAGAAACACAACAAGCGATGTTCGATCGTGCACTTGCATTCCGTCAAGAAAATTCTTATTCTGTGGATACACTTGATGAGATGAAAGCAGCGATGGAGAAAAAACGTGGCTTTGTTGAAGCTGGTTGGTGTGGTTCTGCTGCTTGTGAGAAAACAGTAAAAGATGAGACTGGTGCGACAAGTCGTAACATTCCTTTCGAGCCTGATACTCATAAAACTACGTGCTTGGTTTGTGGTGACAAAGCGAAACATACAGTTATTTTTGCAAGAGCATATTAATACAAGTTCAAAAAGCGGGCTTTCGCAAGCCGAGCAGGTGAAGCGCTACTTGAGAAAGGCGGAAGCGCAAGTGTACTTTATTGGTACACGCGAACCGTACTTTCCAAGTTCGCTTTTTGAACAACCTCTATAATGATCTAACGTCAGGAGTGGATAATGATGAACCATGCCGACGGTAAGCGTCAGCGCTTTGAGATGTTGTTAGAACAGTCAGGGCTGCCGCAGGAACTCATTCAAGCTTATTTCGAAGATGGGTACATTGATCAAGTCATCGTGAATAAGCACAACAATGATTGGACGTTTTGCATTCGCAAAACGTCCTTAGTTCCTTTACAGGCATATAATGGCTTAACACATCAAGTTCGCAAAAAGTTTGCTCATATTGCGAGTACTTCTTTTCAGTTTAACTATGATTCGATTGTTGAGACTGAAAATATTGTGATGCAATATTGGCCAGTATTTCTTGAGTGGGCTCAAAAAAATGTAGCCTCCGTTAATGGGTGGTTACAGAGAGCTGATATTGTAGCAGCGGATAAGTTGCTAACGATTGGATTAATGGATCATACAGGTTTAGAGCTGGCTAAAAAGAAGAAGATTGATGAAGAAGTGAGTAACTTCTATCAGTCCTATTTCGCACGAGAAATCGTTGTGAAGCTTAGTTTATCTGAAAGTAAGCAAGAAATCTATGAGCAATTCCGTGATGAAATTCAGCAAGAAGATAGTGAAGAGATATCACGTCTTATGGCTGAGGTGCCTGTTGTAGTTGAAGAAGAAGAGACAACAAGCAACGCAAGTGAAGAGGTCATACGTCTTGCAATTGGCTATGATATTCGTGATGAAGCTATTCCACTTATGAATATTGTAGATGAAGAAAAGAAAATTGCCGTGCAAGGTTCTGTTTTTGCATTAGATATGAAAGAGCTTCGTAATGGAAGTACATTATTTACATTTAATCTAACTGATTTCACCGACTCTTTGGCAATGAAAGTTTTTGCTAAGACGAAGGAAGATGTCAAGATTTTAAGCAAACTTAAAAATGGTAAATGGATTAAAGCGCGAGGAAAAGTAGAGTACGATCGCTTTATGCAAGAACCAGAATTAGTCATGATTCCTAACGATCTTCATGAAGTGAACGCACCACCTACTCGCATGGATTACGCGAAAGAAAAACGCGTGGAATTCCATCTTCATACAACAATGAGTACGATGGATGCCGTAACACATATTAGTGATTATGTAGCTATGGCAGCAAAATGGGGACATAAAGCGATCGCTGTAACGGATCATAGTAATATACAATGTTATCCAGACGCAGTGAAAGCTGCTAAGAAACATGATATGAAAGTAATGTTTGGTGTGGAAGCAAATTTAGTTAATGATGCTGTTCCAATCGTTCTAAATGCGCAAGAATTATCATTAGCAGATACAACTTATGTCGTATTCGATCTCGAGACTACTGGATTATCTGTTATTAACAACAAAATCATTGAAATTGCTGGTGTACGAATGAAAGGCGGAGAAGAAATTGACCGTTTTGCTTCATTTATTAATCCTCATCAAAGAATTCCGTACAATATTCAGCAATTAACGAATATAACAGATGATATGGTAGCTGATGCACCTGAGCTTGAGCCGACTTTAAAGGCGTTTATTGAATATATCGGTGATGATGTACTGGTTGCTCATAATGCTCGCTTTGACATTGGCTTTATTCAAGCTAATTGTAAAACATTAGGTTTCCCAGAAGTGAAAAATCCAGTGCTTGATACGCTAGAACTAGCCCGTTTAATTTACCCAACTATGAAAAATCATCGTTTGAATACGTTAGCAGATAAATATAAGGTTAGTCTTGACAACCATCACCGCGCCATCGATGATACGATTGCTTTAGGTGGCATATTGAATGGATTAATTAAAGATGCATTAGAAAGAAATATTGTTAAACTTACTCAGCTTAATGATTATGTGGGACTTGATCTTTCTAATGTGAGACCATTCCATTCATCTGTCTATGCACTAAATGCAGTAGGTAAGAAGAATTTGTTCAAATTGATTTCTCTTTCACACACAGAACATTTCAAAAAAGTAGCTACTATCCCTAAAAGTAAGTTACTTGCACATCGAGAAGGACTACTCGTAATGTCCGGCTGCGAAAAGGGTGAATTTTTCGAGACGGTGCTTAATAAGTCCCAAGAGGAAGCTGAAGAAGTTGCTCAATTCTACGACGTTCTAGAAATTCAGCCATTAGATTTCTACATGCATCTTGTAGAAAAAGGCCTTGTAGGCTCACGAGCTGATATAGAACAAGCGTTAAGACGCATCTATCAAATCGGAATTAAACTGAACAAACCAGTGATTGCTACCGGTAATGTTCATTACCTTAATCCAATGGATAAAATATATCGAGACATAACAATTCTTGGTATTACAGGCTTTAGCCCACTGAAGAGTATGCGTAAGCCAGATGCCCATTTCCGGACAACAGATGAAATGTTGAAGGAATTTTCATTCCTAGGTGATGAGATTGCTTACGAAGTGGTCGTAACGAATACAAATGAATTGGCTGATCGTTTTGAATCGTACAGCATGTTCCCAAGTGAGTTATTTACTCCAAATATAGATGGCGCAGATGATGATATACGCAATATATGTTATGATACGGCCAAATCAATGTATAGCGATCAACTCCCACAAGTTGTTATTGATCGCCTAGAGAAAGAGCTTGTTCCGATTATTAAGTACAAGTTTTCTGCCAACTATTTGATATCGATGAAACTTGTTAAAAAGTCGAATGCAGACGGTTATCTTGTAGGCTCACGGGGTTCAGTAGGTTCTTCAGTCGTAGCGATGTTTCTCGGTATTTCTGAAGTTAACCCATTACCAGCGCATTATTTATGTCTCAATTCTGATTGTAGACATAGCGAGTGGTTTTTAGATGGTAGTATACCTAGTGGTTTTGATTTGGTTAATAAGGATTGTCCTCATTGTGGAAAACCAATGAAAGGTGAAGGGCAAGATATTCCTTTCGAAACTTTCTTAGGATTTAAGGGAGATAAGGTTCCCGATATCGATCTCAACTTCTCAGGTGATTACCAGCCGATTGCTCATAACTATACGAAAGAATTGTTTGGCGAAAAAAATGTATTCCGTGCCGGTACGATAGGTACAGTTGCGGAAAAAACGGCCTATGGTTTTGCTAAGAAATACGAGGAAGAGCATGGGAAGAAATGGCGTGGAGCTGAAGTTGTTCGTTTAGCAAGTGGTTGTACTGGTGTGAAAAGAAGTACAGGTCAGCATCCAGGGGGAATTGTAGTTGTTCCTGATTATATTGAAGTTGAGGACGTTACTCCTGTTCAATTCCCAGCTGATGATGTAAATGCTGAATGGAAAACAACACATTTTGACTATCACGCATTTGATGAAAACTTACTAAAACTTGATATACTTGGTCATGATGATCCAACGATGATGCGTATGTTACAGGATCTTACAGGTGTAGATCCTACAACGATTCCGATGAATGACCAGAAAGTTATGAGTTTGTTCAACTCAACAGATGCTATTGATGTTACCTCTCATCAAATTCGATCACAAGTGGCCACGTACGGGGTACCAGAGATGGGAACGAAGTTTGTTAGACAAATGCTTCATGAAACGCAGCCTTCAAGTTTTGCCGATCTACTCCAAATCTCAGGACTATCACATGGTACTGGCGTTTGGCTAGGGAATGCTCAAGAATTAATTAAAAATGGGACATGTAACATTAAGACAGTTATCGGCTGTCGTGATGATATTATGTTGTTCTTGATTTATAAAGCTGGTATGGATGCTTCGCTTGCCTTCAAAATTACAGAGAGTGTACGTAAAGGTAAAGGATTAACACCTGAATGGATTCAAGATATGAAAGATTGTAATGTACCTCAATGGTATATTGATTCTTGTCTACGAATCGAGTACATGTTCCCGAAAGCCCATGCGGCAGCGTATGTTATATCGGCAGTACGCACGGCATATTTCAAGATTTATTATCCTATTGAATTTTATGCTACTTACTTCACGGTTCGTGCTGATGATTTTGATCTTGAGTTGTTATGTCAAGGTTATGATGCCATTTTCAAGAAGATTGAAGAGATCGAAGGTAAAGGTTTTAGTGCAACACCGAAAGAGAAAAGTATGCTTTCGCAACTTGAAATGTCTCTTGAAATGACTGCACGTGGTTTTACGTACAAACCGATTGATATTTATCGTTCAGACGCGGAGAAATTCCAAATTGAAGGTAATTCACTAATTCCTCCTTTTGCAGCAGTTGGTGGTATTGGTATTAATGCTGCACGAAATATTGCTGCGGCAAAAGCTGATGGTGAGTACCTTTCAATTGAAGATTTCCAGATGAGAACAAAAGCTTCCAAGACGATTATTGAGTTATTAACGACGATGGGATGTTTTAGAGGGTTGCCTGAGTCAAACCAACTATCACTATTCTAACCTTGAATCCTCATTGTAATAGATAGTTAAAAGGATTACCTAGATAACGATGTTCTAGAGACATCTTATTCGGTGTCGAATAGTAAATGGGCTTGAGAAGTTGAGTACTTTCGAGCTATACTAAGTATAAATGAACGTTCTTATTCGATATGTAGCGCTTCATCTACTCGACTTTTACAAGTCCACTTGTGTACTTACACTGTAAGCAACTAGAAATCATTTCTTGTCACTAGTATACGATTATGATATAATTTTTGTGGCAATGATGTTGATAAGACATTTGTGATCAAAGAGTGGGGAAACCCACTCTTTATGTGTTGTTTAACCCAAAAATCATTTATTCGAGTAATTGAGGTATAGCTTCCAACAACATTATGTTTGTGGAAGTAATATTAGATTATAGATGAATATTTTTAGATTTCACATTAGATATGATAAGTTTTAGGAGGAACAATATTTGAGTACATCAGCGATCAACACCGCAATTGAGGCTATGGTATCACCTTTTCTCAATGAAAATGGATTTGAATTGGTCGATATTGAATACATAAAGGAAGGTGGCAATTGGTTTCTACGCATATTTGTAGATAAAGAAGGCGGCATCGACATCGATGAGTGCGTTCGTATTAGCGAATATGTGAGTGAGCAACTTGATACTCATGAACCAATATCAGGCGCTTATTTCCTTGAAGTCTCCTCACCTGGTGTGGAGAGACCACTTAAAAAACCTAAAGATGTTGAAAAATCAATAGGTAAAAATGTCTTTGTTACCACTTATGAACCTGTAGATGGTATGAAGGAATTTGAAGGTCAACTTATTGCATTTGATGGTGAAGAGCTTACAGTTCGTGTAGGCAAGAAAGAGTATACAGTACCATATGCGAAAGTTGCGAGCGCTCGCCTTGCAATTATTTTCTAATGGTTTATTAGATGAAAGGGGGAACAAGGTTCCAATGAGTATGGATTTTATTGAGGCGCTACAAGAGATTGCGAAAGACAAAGGGATCTCCCAAGAAGTGCTTTTAGATGCGATTGAAGCTGCACTTATTTCAAGTTATAAGAGAAACTTCAATACAGCACAGAATGTTAGAGTAGAGATTAACCGTCATAACGGAATCATTAAAGTATATGCACGTAAAAATGTTGTAGAGGATGTACTTGATTCCAGATTAGAAATTGCAGTAGATGCAGCACGTGAAGTTAACCCACATTATCAACTAGATGATGTTGCGGAGATTGAGGTTACCCCTCGTGATTTTGGTCGTATCGCTGCACAAACAGCTAAGCAAGTCGTTACACAACGTATTCGTGAAGCTGAGCGTGGACTAATCTATAATGCATTTATCGATAAAGAGGAAGACATCGTAACTGGCCTTGTACAGAGACAAGATACACGTAATTTATTTGTTGATTTAGGTAAAGTTGAGGCAGTATTGCCGCTGACAGAATTAATGCCGACAGATAAATTCAAGCATCTTGATCGTGTGAAGGCTTTTATTACGAAGGTGGAAAATACGACTAAGGGTCCGCAAATTATTCTTTCTCGTACACATCCTGGTCTTTTGAAACGTCTATTCGAACTCGAAGTGCCTGAAATTTATGATGGCGTCGTTGAAATTCGTTCTGTAGCGCGTGAAGCAGGCTTCAGATCTAAAATTGCTGTATACTCACGTAACGGTGAAGTAGATCCAGTAGGATCTTGTGTAGGCCCCAAAGGTTTACGTGTTCAAACGATCGTAAACGAGCTGAAAGGCGAGAAAATCGACATTGTACGTTGGTCAGATGATGTTGCGGAATATGTTGCTAACGCACTTAGTCCTTCTAAAGTCATTGAAGTGAACGTATTTGAACAAGAAAAAATGGCTCGTGTCATTGTTCCTGATTATCAATTATCATTGGCAATCGGAATTAAAGGTCAAAACGCTCGTCTTGCTGCAAAATTAACTGGTTGGAAAATTGACATTAAGTCAGAGACACAAGCAGAGCAAGAATATGGACGTCCAAAAACGACTCAAGATGTTATGCATCAAGATTCCGTTTCCATCGACTAATTGAATCAGAATGAATGGAGGGTGTGCGATGAGACCAAGAAAAGTACCGCTTCGCAAATGCGTTGCTTGTCAAGAAATGATGTCGAAGAAGGAACTGATTCGGGTCGTGCGGACACCGAATGATGAAGTTCTGATTGACCTAAGTGGAAAAAAATCCGGACGAGGTGCTTATCTGTGTGGAAAAGTAACTTGCTTCAAGTTAGCTAAAAAGAGCAAAGCACTTGACCGTGCATTAAAGCAACCGGTTGGAGAAGAAATATACGATCAATTAGAACAAGATTTTATTAAGCTAGAAGATGAGTTCATCGCGAATAAGGAGCTAACAATCGAATGAAAATAAATAAAGCCTTGTCTGCGCTAGGAATGGCGATGAGAGCCGGAAAGTTAGCTACTGGTGATGAAATTGTTCTGAAAGCTGTTCGTGCTGGAAAAGCAAAATTAGTTATAGTTGCTGGAGATGCTTCAGAAAACACGAAAAAGAAATTTTCAGATAAATGTGGCAGTTACGGTGTGAAGCTGGTTGAAGCTTACGATAGAGAAAGCTTAGGTAGAGCAATCGGAAAGCCTGATCGTGTTATTATTGCAGTTACTGACGTGCAATTTGCTCAATTGATTGCAGGTCATTTAAGCCAAAAAACGGAGGTGGATCTTACTTGAGTAATAAACTAGAGGGTAAGGAAAATAAAGACAAGCTGCGCGTATACGAGTATGCAAAATCCGTTGATATGAGCAGTAAGGAAATTATCACCATTCTTAAAAGGCTAGATTTACCTGTAAACAACCATATGAGTGTCATGGAAAACCAAATGGTATCTAAAGTTGAAGGTTTTTTCCGTGAAATCAAAGAAAATGCAGCAGTGAAACGATCGAATGCTGAGTCATCAGCAGCGAAGGTAAAATCGGCAAAAACAACAACAGAATCTACACAAGACAAAAAGGAATTCTCGCAAGAGAACAGACAGGGGACAATGAATTCTATTAATACTAACGATAATCAGAAACGTGAGGAAAAACCAGAAGTAACGAATACTCCTTCACGTCCAACACAATCAACACCATCAAATAGCCAAGGGGCTAGAGAGCAACAACCAAGAAGTCAAAGTTCAAGCCAAAGTAGACCACAAAGCAGCCAAAGTGGTAGTCGTCCACAAGGTAGCGGACAAAGCCGTCCACAAGGTCAAGGAAGTAGCCAATCTCGTCCACAAGGACAAGGTCGTCCACAAGGTAGCGGTCAATCTCGCCCTCAAGGACAAGGTAGCAATCAAAGTCGTCCACAAGGACAATCTGGTGGCGGAAATCGTCCACAAGGTAGTGGCCAAGGTGGTCAATCCCGTCCTTATAATAACAACGGAGGTCAATCCTCTGGTAATCGTCCACAAGGCGGAGGTCAATCTTCATCAAACCGTCCTACTAGTGGTGGCCAAAATCGTTCAAGCTCGAGTTCACCTGCACCATCTCGTGCATTTGAGTCTCGTTTTGATAGTTCTCGTACAACTACTGATCGTAACTCGAACTCAAATTCAAATTACAAGGGTAGAAATAGCAATAATCGTTTTGAAGATGGTAAATCAGGTTCTAACTTCAGAAACGGTCGTAATAACAAAGGTCGCGGTGGTAGAAATAATCATCAAAACCAACCTCCTCGTGAGAAAATTGATAACACACCTAAGAAAATTATCGTTCGCGGTACATTAACAGTTGGTGAACTGGCAAAACTATTGCATAAGGATGCTTCAGAAGTTATTAAAAAACTTCTATTCTTGGGCGTAATGGCTACCATTAACCAAGAAGTTGATATGGATGCAATTATGTTGATCGCTACAGAATATGGTGTAGAAGTAGAAGTGAAAATTCCGGTTGAGGAAGATAACTTCGAAACGTTTGAAGAAGTAGATGATGATGCTGATCTAGTATCTCGTCCACCAGTTGTTACAATTATGGGTCACGTTGACCATGGTAAAACAACTTTACTTGACTCTATCCGTAAAACGAATGTAACGACTGGCGAAGCAGGCGGTATCACGCAACACATCGGTGCTTATCAAGTTGAGATTAATAACAAAAAGATTACATTCTTAGATACTCCAGGTCACGAAGCGTTCACATTGATGCGTGCTCGTGGAGCTCAAGTAACAGATATTACAATTATCGTTGTTGCTGCTGATGACGGCATTATGCCTCAAACAATTGAAGCAATAAGCCATGCGAAAGCTGCTGGAGTTCCAATTATCGTTGCGGTTAACAAAATTGATAAACCAGATGCGAATATAGATAAAATTAAACAAGAGATGACTGAATATGAACTAGTTCCAGAAGAATGGGGCGGAGATACAATCTTCGTAGAAGTTTCTGCGAAACAACGTATCGGTATTGAAAATCTTCTTGAAATGATTTTGCTAGTTGCAGAAATGAATGAATTTAAAGCAAATCCTAACAAACGTGCTCGTGGTACTGTAATTGAGGCCGAACTTGATAAAGGTAAAGGTCCAGTCGCACGTATTCTAGTTCAATCTGGTACGTTAAAAGTTGGAGATGCATTTGTTGCAGGTAACTGCTTCGGTCGTGTAAGAGCAATGGTGAATGATAAAGGTCGTCGCTTAAAAGAAGCAGGTCCTTCGACTCCTGTTGAAATTACAGGTCTTACAGAGGTTCCTCTTGCTGGTGATCCATTCATGGTGTTCGAAGATGAGCGTAAAGCCCGTGCAATTGCTGATCGTCGTGCTATCAAACATCGTCAATCTGAAATTGGTGCAAACACTCGTGTTACACTTGAGGACTTGTATACACAAATTAAAGAGGGCGAGATGAAAGATCTTCACGTTATCATTAAATCCGATGTTCAAGGTTCTGCAGAGGCGCTGAAAGGTTCTCTTGCGAAAATTGATGTTGAGGGCGTTCGCGTGAAAATCATTCATAGTGGTGCAGGTGCGATCACTGAATCTGATGTTAACTTGGCATCTGCTTCTAATGCTATCGTTATTGGATTTAACGTTCGTCCAGAGCCACAAGCTGAATATGCAATTGAACAAGAAAAAGTTGATGTTCGTCTTCACACAATTATCTATAAGATTATTGATGAAATCGAGCAAGCAATGAAGGGTCTTCTAGATCCAATATACAAAGAAGTTATTACAGGTCACGCTGAAGTTCGTAATATCTTCAAAGTGACAAAAGTTGGTTCAATCGCTGGTTGTATGGTTACTGATGGTAAAATGGTTCGTAACGGAGAAGCACGCGTTATCCGTGATGGCATCGTAGTCTATACAGGTAAAATTGAGTCCTTGAAACGTTTCAAAGATGATGCTAAAGAAGTTACAACAGGTTTCGAATGCGGTATAACACTTGATCGCTTTAACGATGTTAAAGAATCAGATATTATCGAGTCATTTGTTATGGAGACAGTTGAGAGGTGATTAAGCAATGGCTAAAATTCGTGTAGGTCGCGTAAGTGAGCAAATCAAGAAAGAAATTAGTCAATTAATCCAGACTGAATTAAAAGACCCTCGTATTGGCTTTATTACAGTAACTGGTGTTGAAACGACAAATGATCTTTCACAAGCTAAAATCTACTTGAGTGTCCTTGGTAACGATGAACAGAAAGCAGAAACTCTAAAAGCACTTTCTAAAGCTACTGGCTATCTTCGCTCTGAGCTAGGTAAGCGAATTAAGTTCCGACATACTCCAGAATTGCATTTTAAGTTTGATAGCAGTATTGAGTATGGAAGTCGTATAGAGAATCTTCTTACAGAAATCAATCAGGATTCAGGAGAGAGATGAGTACATCTCTTTCCTATCATGAGCAATTAGATGGAGCTATAGCGTTTATACAGCGCTATAATTCCTTTCTAGTTGTTGCTCATGAACAACCAGATGGTGATGCGATTAGTTCTTGTTCTGCAATGAGTTGGTTGCTTGAACAATACAACAAGCAGGTAATTATTATTAATGAGAGCGAATTACCTGGTCGCCTTAGCTATCTTTATCAATACGATAATATTAAGCGATTCAATCGTGAAGCTTCATTGCAATTTGATGCGGTTATTGCGCTTGATTGTGCGGATTATTCTCGTCTTGGGGAAGTAAGAACTTTGTTTACTGCTGAAGTTACTCCGCTTCTCAATATCGATCATCATCCAACTAATAATGAATTCGGTACTTTAAACATCATTCGTCCACATGCAGCAGCAACTGTTGAAATTATATATGAACTTATTAAATACGCTAACCTAACTCCGAATTTACCTTGCGCTATTGCACTGTATACGGGGTTATTGACGGATACTGGCGGTTTTCGATATTCGAATACATCACCCGAAGTGATGGCGATGGCTTCTGAGTTACTTGCCCTTGGTGTTTCTGCATATGAGCTTGCAGATCATTTACTTGAAAAAATGACTTATGCAAGACTTAAACTACTTCAAACATTGTTAGCTCGTATTTCTTTCAGTGAAGATCAGCGTATTGGGTGGGTTTCTGTTATGCATGATGACTTAGCTATATGCGGTGCTGTTCCAGAAGATCTTGAAGGCATTGTAAACTATGTTTTGAATGTAGACAGTGTTGAAGTTGGAATATTATTCAAGCAAAATCAGTCGGGAATTGTGAAAGCAAGCATTCGTTCAGCTGGTAAAGTAGATGTGGCTACTATAGCACATAGCTTTGGCGGTGGTGGTCATGTTAGAGCTGCTGGTTGTAAAATGGATGAAGATATGAACAAGAGTATTGAAACTTTAGTTGGAGCCATACGAAAGGCGTTGACATAAGATGGACGGCGTACTAGCCATTTGGAAGGCTGAAGGTTGGACATCACATGATGTAGTGGCGAAAGCTCGCCGCCTACTCGGAATGAAACGAATAGGGCATGCAGGTACACTTGATCCGATGGTGACAGGTGTACTTCCGCTATGTCTTGGTAGAAGCACTCGAGTTGTTGAATATATTCAGGAGCGTCCGAAAGCTTATGAAGCAACAATACGTTTGGGAGTAGCAACAGATACAGAAGATATTTCAGGTGAAGTTATTGAAACTTCGGAAGTATCTAACATTAGAGAACAACAAATACGTGAAGTTCTCCATAGTTTTATTGGTGAAATAGATCAAATTCCACCCATGTTTTCTGCTATAAAAATCGATGGCAAACGATTGTATGAACTTGCACGCGAAGGGAAAACAGT includes:
- the proS gene encoding proline--tRNA ligase produces the protein MAKDKQFVTEITPQSEDFSKWYIDVIKKAELMDYSPVRGCIIFRPEGYELWENIQKDLDRRFKETGHRNAYFPLFIPESFFQKEKEHVEGFNPELPWVTEAAGEVLEERLAIRPTSETMFGHMYSKWIQSYRDLPVLINQWANVVRWEKRTLPFLRTSEFLWQEGHTAHENEEEARQETRQMLDIYTEFVEEFLAIPVIKGEKTPSERFAGAVDTYSIEAMMKDGKAVQAGTSHYLGSKFAVAFDIKYLDRNNELQFCHTTSWGVSTRLIGALIMVHGDDRGLALPPKIAPTQVIMLPIGPAKTRDAVVGRVDELYAELKKAGIRVRVDDRSDVSPGWKFNEYEMRGIPVRLELGPRDMDNGQVMLVSRITGEKRAVLQVDLVAEVEKLLAETQQAMFDRALAFRQENSYSVDTLDEMKAAMEKKRGFVEAGWCGSAACEKTVKDETGATSRNIPFEPDTHKTTCLVCGDKAKHTVIFARAY
- a CDS encoding PolC-type DNA polymerase III, which codes for MNHADGKRQRFEMLLEQSGLPQELIQAYFEDGYIDQVIVNKHNNDWTFCIRKTSLVPLQAYNGLTHQVRKKFAHIASTSFQFNYDSIVETENIVMQYWPVFLEWAQKNVASVNGWLQRADIVAADKLLTIGLMDHTGLELAKKKKIDEEVSNFYQSYFAREIVVKLSLSESKQEIYEQFRDEIQQEDSEEISRLMAEVPVVVEEEETTSNASEEVIRLAIGYDIRDEAIPLMNIVDEEKKIAVQGSVFALDMKELRNGSTLFTFNLTDFTDSLAMKVFAKTKEDVKILSKLKNGKWIKARGKVEYDRFMQEPELVMIPNDLHEVNAPPTRMDYAKEKRVEFHLHTTMSTMDAVTHISDYVAMAAKWGHKAIAVTDHSNIQCYPDAVKAAKKHDMKVMFGVEANLVNDAVPIVLNAQELSLADTTYVVFDLETTGLSVINNKIIEIAGVRMKGGEEIDRFASFINPHQRIPYNIQQLTNITDDMVADAPELEPTLKAFIEYIGDDVLVAHNARFDIGFIQANCKTLGFPEVKNPVLDTLELARLIYPTMKNHRLNTLADKYKVSLDNHHRAIDDTIALGGILNGLIKDALERNIVKLTQLNDYVGLDLSNVRPFHSSVYALNAVGKKNLFKLISLSHTEHFKKVATIPKSKLLAHREGLLVMSGCEKGEFFETVLNKSQEEAEEVAQFYDVLEIQPLDFYMHLVEKGLVGSRADIEQALRRIYQIGIKLNKPVIATGNVHYLNPMDKIYRDITILGITGFSPLKSMRKPDAHFRTTDEMLKEFSFLGDEIAYEVVVTNTNELADRFESYSMFPSELFTPNIDGADDDIRNICYDTAKSMYSDQLPQVVIDRLEKELVPIIKYKFSANYLISMKLVKKSNADGYLVGSRGSVGSSVVAMFLGISEVNPLPAHYLCLNSDCRHSEWFLDGSIPSGFDLVNKDCPHCGKPMKGEGQDIPFETFLGFKGDKVPDIDLNFSGDYQPIAHNYTKELFGEKNVFRAGTIGTVAEKTAYGFAKKYEEEHGKKWRGAEVVRLASGCTGVKRSTGQHPGGIVVVPDYIEVEDVTPVQFPADDVNAEWKTTHFDYHAFDENLLKLDILGHDDPTMMRMLQDLTGVDPTTIPMNDQKVMSLFNSTDAIDVTSHQIRSQVATYGVPEMGTKFVRQMLHETQPSSFADLLQISGLSHGTGVWLGNAQELIKNGTCNIKTVIGCRDDIMLFLIYKAGMDASLAFKITESVRKGKGLTPEWIQDMKDCNVPQWYIDSCLRIEYMFPKAHAAAYVISAVRTAYFKIYYPIEFYATYFTVRADDFDLELLCQGYDAIFKKIEEIEGKGFSATPKEKSMLSQLEMSLEMTARGFTYKPIDIYRSDAEKFQIEGNSLIPPFAAVGGIGINAARNIAAAKADGEYLSIEDFQMRTKASKTIIELLTTMGCFRGLPESNQLSLF
- the rimP gene encoding ribosome maturation factor RimP yields the protein MSTSAINTAIEAMVSPFLNENGFELVDIEYIKEGGNWFLRIFVDKEGGIDIDECVRISEYVSEQLDTHEPISGAYFLEVSSPGVERPLKKPKDVEKSIGKNVFVTTYEPVDGMKEFEGQLIAFDGEELTVRVGKKEYTVPYAKVASARLAIIF
- the nusA gene encoding transcription termination factor NusA, producing MSMDFIEALQEIAKDKGISQEVLLDAIEAALISSYKRNFNTAQNVRVEINRHNGIIKVYARKNVVEDVLDSRLEIAVDAAREVNPHYQLDDVAEIEVTPRDFGRIAAQTAKQVVTQRIREAERGLIYNAFIDKEEDIVTGLVQRQDTRNLFVDLGKVEAVLPLTELMPTDKFKHLDRVKAFITKVENTTKGPQIILSRTHPGLLKRLFELEVPEIYDGVVEIRSVAREAGFRSKIAVYSRNGEVDPVGSCVGPKGLRVQTIVNELKGEKIDIVRWSDDVAEYVANALSPSKVIEVNVFEQEKMARVIVPDYQLSLAIGIKGQNARLAAKLTGWKIDIKSETQAEQEYGRPKTTQDVMHQDSVSID
- a CDS encoding YlxR family protein, producing the protein MRPRKVPLRKCVACQEMMSKKELIRVVRTPNDEVLIDLSGKKSGRGAYLCGKVTCFKLAKKSKALDRALKQPVGEEIYDQLEQDFIKLEDEFIANKELTIE
- a CDS encoding ribosomal L7Ae/L30e/S12e/Gadd45 family protein, whose protein sequence is MKINKALSALGMAMRAGKLATGDEIVLKAVRAGKAKLVIVAGDASENTKKKFSDKCGSYGVKLVEAYDRESLGRAIGKPDRVIIAVTDVQFAQLIAGHLSQKTEVDLT